The proteins below come from a single Nitrospirae bacterium YQR-1 genomic window:
- a CDS encoding response regulator yields MSENSNVTPFNILLVDDDEDDYLLFRDALKKIEIPAEIDWISDSEELPRHLSVTTLPDLIFLDLNMPKKDGFEVLSDLKNDKQYSQIPIIVMTTSNAAEDVEKCYLLGVNSYIKKPNVFSQLLSTLSITFRYWFETVLLPKRGRQ; encoded by the coding sequence ATGAGTGAAAATAGTAATGTAACTCCTTTTAACATATTGCTTGTTGATGATGATGAGGATGATTATCTGCTTTTTCGTGATGCGTTAAAAAAGATAGAGATACCTGCGGAGATTGATTGGATTTCAGACAGTGAAGAACTTCCTCGGCATCTTTCAGTTACAACTCTCCCTGATTTGATATTTTTGGATTTGAATATGCCTAAAAAAGATGGCTTTGAGGTACTTAGCGATTTAAAAAATGACAAACAATATTCCCAAATACCCATAATTGTTATGACCACATCAAATGCTGCTGAGGATGTTGAAAAATGTTACCTTTTGGGTGTCAACTCATATATAAAAAAACCCAATGTTTTTTCGCAGTTACTCAGCACTCTGTCGATAACATTCCGTTACTGGTTTGAAACTGTACTACTGCCTAAAAGAGGCCGGCAATGA
- a CDS encoding substrate-binding domain-containing protein, translating into MKKIAYISGGVLAVIFLCAMFLNYPVTAAEKPVKDPLRGAPFSDSKKIFKMSDEWMKAPIKYESWAKGADIAVALDQQIYPALLPIIREYEKKTGLKIAVEEGTCGIAAGAVSKKTVDISGMCCPPGEIDRLPGLKYLNLGIGSLAILVNKENPVENITSEELRNIFRGKVDKWSQLKDKKAQDAEIKPVIRLHCKNRPGHWCLILATEDLFSPRAMDVGSIADMLTQVSSVKGAVGYETLWMVDHHNKKSMLKALSIDGFSPYDNAALVSGKYHIYRTFNITVWDAPGLINEKAGKLADYIMKNLDKIDKSYYIVPSTELRKAGWKFDGNELTGEPN; encoded by the coding sequence ATGAAGAAAATAGCTTATATCTCAGGCGGTGTTTTAGCGGTAATATTTTTATGCGCTATGTTTTTAAACTATCCTGTAACTGCAGCGGAGAAACCGGTCAAAGATCCTCTGAGGGGTGCTCCTTTCTCTGACTCAAAAAAGATTTTTAAGATGTCTGATGAGTGGATGAAAGCTCCCATAAAGTATGAATCATGGGCAAAAGGGGCGGATATTGCCGTGGCACTTGACCAGCAGATATACCCTGCTCTACTGCCGATAATAAGAGAGTACGAAAAGAAAACCGGCCTCAAAATTGCTGTAGAGGAAGGCACCTGTGGAATAGCTGCAGGGGCTGTATCGAAAAAAACCGTTGATATCTCCGGTATGTGCTGCCCTCCGGGTGAGATAGACCGGCTGCCGGGCCTCAAATACTTAAACCTGGGCATAGGCTCACTGGCTATCCTGGTTAACAAGGAAAATCCTGTTGAAAACATCACATCTGAAGAGTTAAGAAATATTTTCAGGGGTAAGGTGGATAAGTGGTCTCAGTTAAAAGACAAAAAAGCACAGGATGCGGAGATAAAGCCTGTCATAAGACTCCACTGTAAAAACCGCCCCGGCCACTGGTGCTTAATTCTCGCTACCGAGGATTTATTCAGCCCCAGGGCAATGGATGTCGGCTCTATCGCAGATATGCTTACACAGGTATCTTCAGTAAAAGGAGCCGTCGGGTATGAAACACTCTGGATGGTTGACCACCACAACAAAAAATCTATGCTCAAGGCACTCTCTATAGACGGGTTTTCCCCTTACGATAACGCTGCATTAGTCAGCGGTAAGTATCACATATACCGTACTTTTAACATAACAGTGTGGGATGCCCCCGGCCTTATTAATGAAAAAGCCGGCAAACTGGCCGACTACATTATGAAAAACCTTGATAAGATAGATAAGAGTTATTACATAGTGCCTTCAACTGAGTTAAGAAAAGCAGGCTGGAAATTTGACGGCAATGAGCTTACAGGTGAACCTAACTAA
- a CDS encoding PAS domain S-box protein — MNLGRISLTLKMAFITVLVGLAVSAVSGYILDKNLRELLHAQLTDRLAMQATENRRVFDKYYLGYHQYVKLFATHPNVISYVTKVKWDSPTKPVVMKDTPPWMPPASVLRIFPHFDYALLFDAEGNLRELFQNNTDPPRQSLLKPSAALMQMTYNQTFQTVIDGELLILASEVVKNSSGNTIATIMIAHNINSDLLEEVFGTVGQSSVALASGKYMKILATNKPNSLPQGSTLESLKDNFTFVGKSFLDYGDADTAIMFASLISNADVDKLSEDIRRKSLLLSTLAASFMILSFITIMIFVVKKIIRLNRGIIKFSEEAGLTLDKDSSIADHLTLLELRFKRLFEEIIFSRNALLEKSQELQNSENSIRAILENVPDGIIAIDENKTISVFNNSAEHIFGYSAHEALGQNFMLLLSDQYKKIHDTLSTTEHKVKMLEISGRRKDGSTFPMEVGINLMEFRGQPMTVVMTREITRRKLYEEEIKRAKEELETKVERRTLELKLANERLSMEILERRRAEEQSKAILSTSLDGFVMTDMYGSFTFVNDAYCKMTGYEREELLKMFVSDIEILKTQDDVKQDISEIIKKGGGRLDGKLKNKDGSTIFVEASINILPQEKILFAFIRDITQRVRLEERSKAILSTSLDGFSLTDMDGKFVDVNDAFCRIMKYEKHELLQMSILDIEPTKTIEGLKHSIARILEAGGAGFETTHRCKDGSIIHVELSINFLPQEKLLFAFIKDITQRKLLEEENRRHYDIQRVTSAILSISMESIPFENQLEEVIDLILDIKWLALESKGCIFLTENGSEMLSMKANRGLSHEILTLCKWLPFGTCICGRAAVSKEVVFTDRLDDRHDVTFDGITPHGHYCVPIIASDKTVMGVINLYVKEGHKRDDREVEFLTAIANTLAGIMERKKTEKNLELSQALFQSFMSKSPMMAFIKDEDGKYVFVNDKFNRVTNHAENELIGKTDFDIFPSDTAVAMRAHDSMAIAVEKTIDTMENIPEADGVHQWLIIKFPYKDITGRRLLAGMGIDTTEHKRVEEALRKSEEKYLNIINSTSEGFIEINKAMRVVWTNDSTCSMVKSTLNEIREKGIFHFIDKDEREHFIEVLKELMSGNGVAANLTLKATDGTKIHTRVNATPVKDATGVVTGAFALISDITEIVEMKDSVTRYASELKRSNQDLQDFANVASHDLQEPLRKIVAFGERLRELAAGSLTGDGTDYLNRMQSAAERMQRLIDDLLNFSRITTRAKPFAPTDLNAIIKEIEADLEVRLLRSKGSIEAKQLCVIDADRFQMQQLFMNLIANGLKFLREGVPPVVKIRCTGKTGGFCNLSVEDNGAGFDMKYVDKIFKPFQRLHTKSQYEGTGMGLAICEKIVQRHGGTISVDSVLGEGTVFSIRLPIIHENPEKKDTEDE, encoded by the coding sequence ATGAATCTAGGCCGCATATCTCTGACTTTAAAGATGGCTTTTATTACGGTGCTGGTTGGCCTTGCCGTAAGTGCCGTAAGCGGCTATATCCTTGATAAAAACCTCAGAGAACTGCTGCATGCCCAACTAACCGACAGGCTTGCCATGCAGGCAACTGAAAACAGGCGTGTTTTTGACAAGTATTACCTTGGCTACCATCAGTATGTCAAACTTTTTGCAACGCATCCAAACGTTATAAGCTATGTTACTAAAGTAAAATGGGACAGTCCCACAAAGCCGGTTGTCATGAAAGACACACCTCCCTGGATGCCTCCGGCATCGGTACTAAGAATATTCCCACATTTCGACTATGCACTGTTGTTTGATGCTGAGGGAAATTTAAGGGAGCTGTTTCAAAACAACACAGACCCGCCTAGGCAAAGCCTTTTGAAACCATCCGCCGCACTAATGCAAATGACTTACAACCAAACTTTTCAAACTGTTATTGACGGAGAGCTTTTAATACTGGCCTCTGAGGTGGTCAAAAACAGCAGCGGAAACACTATAGCCACAATAATGATAGCCCATAATATAAATTCCGACTTGCTTGAGGAAGTTTTTGGAACCGTTGGGCAAAGCTCCGTAGCCCTTGCTTCCGGAAAGTATATGAAAATTTTAGCTACTAATAAACCAAATAGTTTACCACAGGGATCGACGCTTGAAAGTTTGAAAGATAATTTTACTTTTGTGGGGAAATCCTTTTTAGATTATGGAGATGCAGATACTGCGATAATGTTTGCTTCTTTAATATCTAATGCAGATGTTGATAAGTTAAGCGAAGACATCCGGCGAAAGAGCCTGTTACTAAGCACGTTGGCTGCTTCTTTCATGATACTTTCCTTCATAACCATAATGATCTTTGTAGTGAAAAAGATTATACGCCTTAATCGTGGGATTATAAAATTTTCAGAAGAGGCCGGTCTGACTTTAGACAAGGACAGCAGTATTGCTGATCATCTAACACTGCTGGAACTGAGGTTTAAGAGACTTTTCGAGGAAATTATATTTTCAAGAAACGCATTGCTTGAAAAATCACAGGAGCTGCAAAACAGTGAAAACAGCATAAGGGCTATATTGGAAAATGTTCCTGATGGAATTATAGCTATAGATGAAAATAAGACAATTAGCGTATTTAATAATTCAGCAGAGCATATATTTGGTTACAGTGCACATGAAGCTCTGGGACAGAACTTTATGCTTCTTCTCTCTGATCAATATAAAAAAATACATGATACACTCAGCACCACAGAGCATAAAGTAAAAATGTTGGAAATATCCGGCAGACGTAAAGATGGAAGCACTTTTCCAATGGAAGTTGGTATTAATCTTATGGAATTCAGGGGTCAGCCCATGACTGTAGTCATGACGAGGGAGATAACAAGACGTAAGCTATATGAAGAGGAAATCAAACGTGCAAAAGAAGAGCTTGAGACAAAGGTGGAAAGAAGAACTCTGGAATTAAAACTGGCTAATGAGAGACTCTCAATGGAAATACTCGAAAGGAGACGTGCTGAGGAGCAAAGCAAGGCAATTCTGAGTACATCACTTGATGGGTTTGTAATGACGGATATGTATGGCAGTTTTACTTTTGTAAATGATGCTTACTGTAAAATGACAGGGTATGAGAGAGAAGAATTGTTGAAAATGTTTGTATCAGACATAGAAATATTAAAAACACAAGATGATGTAAAGCAAGATATCTCAGAAATAATTAAAAAGGGTGGCGGCCGTTTAGATGGTAAGCTCAAAAATAAGGACGGCTCCACAATATTTGTTGAGGCCAGCATAAATATTTTACCCCAGGAGAAAATTCTCTTTGCCTTTATAAGGGATATAACACAGAGGGTACGTCTGGAAGAGCGGAGTAAAGCAATTCTCAGCACATCACTGGATGGTTTTTCATTGACAGATATGGATGGGAAATTTGTAGATGTAAATGACGCATTTTGTCGTATTATGAAGTACGAAAAGCATGAGTTGCTGCAAATGAGTATATTGGATATAGAGCCAACAAAAACTATTGAGGGATTAAAACATAGCATTGCAAGAATACTAGAAGCCGGTGGAGCTGGTTTTGAGACTACACACAGATGCAAGGATGGAAGCATTATTCATGTTGAACTTAGTATAAACTTCTTACCTCAGGAGAAACTCCTCTTTGCCTTTATAAAGGATATAACACAACGTAAACTTTTAGAGGAGGAAAACAGAAGACACTATGATATTCAGCGTGTAACGAGTGCTATTTTGTCTATATCTATGGAATCAATTCCCTTTGAAAATCAACTTGAGGAGGTCATTGATCTTATACTGGATATTAAATGGCTTGCTCTTGAATCAAAGGGTTGTATCTTCTTAACAGAAAATGGCTCAGAAATGCTCTCAATGAAAGCTAACAGGGGGCTTTCTCATGAAATCCTAACTCTTTGTAAGTGGCTGCCCTTTGGCACATGCATATGCGGACGTGCAGCAGTGTCAAAAGAAGTTGTTTTTACCGACAGACTGGATGACAGGCATGACGTAACATTTGACGGGATTACCCCTCACGGGCACTACTGCGTACCAATAATTGCCAGTGATAAAACCGTTATGGGTGTGATTAACCTGTACGTTAAGGAAGGGCATAAGCGTGATGACAGGGAAGTGGAATTTCTGACTGCAATTGCAAACACCCTTGCAGGAATTATGGAACGAAAAAAGACTGAGAAGAATCTTGAATTAAGCCAGGCGCTATTTCAGAGCTTTATGAGTAAAAGTCCTATGATGGCTTTTATAAAGGACGAGGATGGAAAATATGTCTTTGTTAACGATAAGTTTAACAGGGTAACTAATCACGCAGAAAATGAGCTGATAGGTAAGACTGATTTTGATATATTCCCATCAGATACGGCTGTAGCTATGAGAGCCCACGATTCTATGGCCATAGCCGTGGAGAAGACCATTGATACTATGGAAAACATTCCTGAAGCAGATGGTGTTCACCAGTGGCTTATTATTAAATTTCCATATAAAGACATCACAGGACGCAGACTACTTGCCGGTATGGGCATAGACACAACGGAACATAAGAGAGTTGAGGAGGCACTCAGAAAATCTGAGGAGAAGTACTTAAACATAATAAACAGCACATCAGAGGGATTTATAGAGATAAACAAAGCAATGCGTGTTGTTTGGACAAATGATTCGACCTGCTCGATGGTTAAGTCAACACTTAACGAGATACGGGAAAAGGGGATATTCCATTTCATTGATAAAGATGAGCGGGAGCATTTTATCGAGGTACTTAAGGAACTGATGAGCGGCAATGGAGTAGCTGCAAATTTAACTCTCAAGGCAACTGATGGCACAAAAATTCATACGAGAGTAAACGCAACACCGGTAAAGGATGCAACTGGAGTGGTTACAGGGGCTTTTGCCCTGATTTCAGATATTACGGAAATAGTGGAGATGAAAGATTCCGTTACACGCTATGCATCCGAGCTAAAGCGAAGCAATCAGGACCTTCAGGACTTTGCTAATGTTGCATCTCATGATCTTCAGGAACCACTCAGGAAAATAGTGGCCTTTGGGGAGAGATTAAGGGAGCTGGCTGCCGGGTCACTCACCGGTGACGGCACAGATTACCTAAACAGAATGCAGTCTGCGGCGGAGAGAATGCAGCGGCTTATAGATGATCTGTTAAACTTCTCACGCATAACAACACGTGCAAAACCATTCGCTCCAACTGACCTGAATGCTATTATAAAAGAGATTGAAGCAGACCTTGAGGTAAGGCTTCTAAGAAGCAAAGGCTCAATTGAGGCCAAGCAGCTTTGTGTAATAGATGCCGACCGTTTTCAAATGCAGCAATTATTTATGAATCTGATAGCCAATGGGTTGAAGTTTCTCCGTGAGGGCGTCCCGCCTGTAGTAAAAATACGTTGTACAGGAAAGACAGGAGGATTTTGTAATTTAAGTGTTGAGGACAATGGAGCGGGGTTTGATATGAAGTACGTGGATAAGATATTTAAACCATTTCAGAGGCTTCACACAAAGAGCCAATATGAGGGAACAGGCATGGGGCTTGCCATATGTGAAAAAATAGTGCAACGGCATGGTGGCACCATCTCAGTTGACAGTGTGCTGGGTGAGGGGACGGTGTTTTCCATAAGGCTGCCAATAATACATGAAAATCCTGAAAAAAAGGACACTGAGGATGAGTGA